The Desulfonatronum lacustre DSM 10312 region GGTGATCATGTTCACGGCTTTCGCCTTCGGAAGAATTCTCGTGCAGTACCGGATTCCAGACATGATCGCCCAGGGAATGCTCAGCCTGACCTCGGACGTGCACGTCATCTTCATTCTGGTCATTCTCTTTCTGCTGTTCATCGGCATGTTCATGGAAACCCTGGCCGTCATCCTGATCGTCACCCCGGTTCTGCTGCCGGTGATGACCATTCTCGGAGTGGACCCCATCCACTTCGGCGTTATCCTGGTCTGTTGCTGCGGGGTGGGCTTTTCCACGCCACCCCTCGGGGAGAACATGTTTATTGCCTCGGGGATCGCCAATATCTCCCTGGAGGAAATCTCCTGGAAGGCCCTGCCCTTTTGTGCCGTTACCGTCGGTGTCATCATCTTGATGGCCTTTTTCCCGCAAATCGTCCTCTGGCTGCCCACGGTCCTGGGGTACTGACCCCACTATCATAACCCAACCATCACTGGAGAATCTCATGTCAAAAAACGTTATTCACACCACCAAGGCCCCAAAAGCCGTCGGCCCCTATTCCCAGGCCGTCGCATCCGGTCCGTTGCTGTTCACCTCAGGCCAGTTGCCCCTGGATCCGGAATCCGGAACCATGCCCCAGGGGGACATCCAAGTTCGGGCGGAACAGTGTCTGCGCAACCTGCAAAGCATTGCCGAAGCCGGTGGCACGAGCCTGGACCGGGCGGTCAAGGTCACGGTGTTCCTGACCAACATGGCCGATTTTCAGGCCGTGAACCAGGTTTATGCCCAGTTTTTCAAGGAACCGTTTCCGGCAAGAACGGCGCTGCAGGTGGCGGCTCTTCCATTGGGCGCGGACATTGAGATCGAGGCGGTTTTCGAGCGTTGATGATCGAATCAGTGAAGCTTCCTGGTTTCATGAGCAAGACGTCTGGAATCCTGCCCACGGAACACACGGAAAAACACGGAAAGGGTGAGGGGCAAGGGAGTCGCGTCCACAAATCCAGTGAAAGCTTTACAGTTGTGTAGAGTTTGTAGCCATCAAACAATTCAGGAGAGATAGAATCATGAATTTTACCAAATTTCCCCGCCGTACCTACCTGCAAGGGGCTACGCCCATAGAACCCATGGACAACCTGAGCAAGGCCCTGGGGAAGGGAGTCAATCTGTTCGTCAAGCGCGACGATCTGCTGCCGGGGGCCAGCGGGGGGAACAAGACCCGCAAGCTGGAATTCTGCCTGGCCGACGGCCTGGAA contains the following coding sequences:
- a CDS encoding RidA family protein gives rise to the protein MSKNVIHTTKAPKAVGPYSQAVASGPLLFTSGQLPLDPESGTMPQGDIQVRAEQCLRNLQSIAEAGGTSLDRAVKVTVFLTNMADFQAVNQVYAQFFKEPFPARTALQVAALPLGADIEIEAVFER